TACGGCAGTCAATACGGCGATGCAGGCAATCGATCGCATTCGCGACACAGCAGATTCGCACGCACGCATTTTCGCCGTTGAGGTTATGGGCCGCGATTCGGGCTATCTCGCGTGGGCGGCGGGCATGGCCGGCGCTGCCGATGGCATTCTGATTCCCGAAACCGACGCCGACTGGCGATCGCTTGAAGAGAAGCTCAAAGAACGCCACAAAACGCGTACCGGCTCGCTGCTCGTCGTCGTCGCCGAAGGCGACGAGACAGGGGGCGCAGCTCCCGTCGCCAAGCGACTGCAGGCTGCTTTTCCCGAAGAGAGTATTGGCCTCTGTGTTTTGGGCCACACGCAAAGAGGCGGCTCACCGACGGCGTCAGATCGTATTCTGGCGACACGCTTTGCGGTCGCCGCAGTCGATGCAATCGCGGCAGGCAAATCGGGCATGATGACTGCCCTGGTGGGCGACGACATTCGTTTAGTGCCGATAGCTTCGGTGCGCAGGCGCCCACTGGCATTGACACCTGAAAGACTGCGCCTGATGGAAATTCTGATCTGAATGGCGGCTTTTTCAGTAGCCTGCCAACGGATGCCAAAGGTCACACGCGCAACGGCACTCTGCGCAACACGCGCGCGATTAGCGAGACGGCCACGAGCAGCAATAACGAATAAACCAGCGACTGCAATTTTCCCTCGAGCGAGAATATGTTGAGACCACCGTAGAGATATTGCTTCACGCTGAGCTGCGGCGATAACTTATAGAGCGCGAGCGCTTTGCCGACGATGCCGCTCAGCACATAGATCAGCAGCGGGTTCTTGCCCATGTCGGCAAATGGCTGAGCGAGGTGCCGCCAAAACCGCCGCTTTCCGAAATCGAACTTCTCGAGGGCCAGCAGAAGTGCCGTCGCAGCCGCAGTTGTCAGCAGAACAAAAGGTATTGTCCAGAGATTTTTATTGATGGGTTCAAAATTGGCAAGCGCGAAACCCAATACCGCGCAAATGCTCGCAAGACCCCAGCGCGACTGCAGAAAATTTCTGAATTTGTGCTGGGTTGTGGCGATGCAGGGCAACGCCAGACGAAACGCAAGGCCACCGAAGAGAAAAGTCATGATCGCGGTAAGAGAAGTTAAAAGACCTTCGGGATCAAAGGCAATTTTCCGCACTTTATAGAGCATTGCCTCGGGCAAGACGCTTATGTCTACCAGCCGCGCAAAATTATTTTGCAGCTCAAAACTGCGCCCGAAAAATACATCCGCAAATTTGACCAAAGGCACTCGCATACAGAATTCATAAAGCAGAAAAATAAGGATTAACACCGAAACTAAACCCCGCACCGTCTCGACGCGGCGCAGCAGCACACCACCGACCAGCACGCAGATCGCGATGCGCTGCAGCACACCCAACACGCGCAGGTGACCGAAAGAAAACTCAGTGTCCGGCAAGAGACCCAACGGCCACGCATTCAGAAACAGGCCGATCAAGAACAAAATCGCCGCGCGCCGCATGAGCGGCAGGTAATAGGCCGGCAGCTCGCGTTCTTCGAGGGTAAGCGCACTGGCGCAGTGCGGCCCGCCTGCGGTCGTCGGCCCATACAACCTGTCTATCTTGAGTGCAGCGGCATAACCTGCCACGAATAGAAATAGCGGAAACACAATATCGGCGCCGAGAAAGCCGTGCCACTCGGCATGGCGCAGCACGGCGAACATCGCCTTCCAGTCGCCGGGGTTGTTGACGATAATCATCAGCGCGATCGTGAGGCCGCGCAGAAGGTCGAGGGAAAAGTTGCGCATGTTTATATCGTAACCCCTGTGAAGCTACCTGCCATCGTCAAAAGCGCACTCATCGCCAGAACAATCCAACCGGGATGCCTGCCTTTGGTCCCGTAGCCCACAAGAAATGAACAGGTCAGAAAGCCTACCGAAATTATGAGGCCGTAATGCTGTTGGTGTGGCGTTTTCGGGAGACCTAAAGCCATCAGCCAGAAGACACCGGCAAGGCTGAAGCCCAGAGCAGTCGTCAGGTGCCAGGTGGCCCAGATAATGCCAAGATGGCCGTTGCGCAGAACGGGCCTAATGCCACCCGAGGGCTTCTGCGTTCTCAGCGGAATGAAGAT
The sequence above is a segment of the Turneriella parva DSM 21527 genome. Coding sequences within it:
- a CDS encoding heparan-alpha-glucosaminide N-acetyltransferase domain-containing protein, which produces MRNFSLDLLRGLTIALMIIVNNPGDWKAMFAVLRHAEWHGFLGADIVFPLFLFVAGYAAALKIDRLYGPTTAGGPHCASALTLEERELPAYYLPLMRRAAILFLIGLFLNAWPLGLLPDTEFSFGHLRVLGVLQRIAICVLVGGVLLRRVETVRGLVSVLILIFLLYEFCMRVPLVKFADVFFGRSFELQNNFARLVDISVLPEAMLYKVRKIAFDPEGLLTSLTAIMTFLFGGLAFRLALPCIATTQHKFRNFLQSRWGLASICAVLGFALANFEPINKNLWTIPFVLLTTAAATALLLALEKFDFGKRRFWRHLAQPFADMGKNPLLIYVLSGIVGKALALYKLSPQLSVKQYLYGGLNIFSLEGKLQSLVYSLLLLVAVSLIARVLRRVPLRV
- a CDS encoding ATP-dependent 6-phosphofructokinase, with the protein product MTTKVAKRIAILTSGGDVPGLNACIRAVALAAERSGFSIVGVAHGYDGLIDGEFLHLETEVLRAAVPRGGTILRSARSKRFTTAEGRAEAAKQLRAAHIDSLVVIGGDGSLTGAAAFAAEHGFAVMGIPKTIDNDVEGTDVCIGFDTAVNTAMQAIDRIRDTADSHARIFAVEVMGRDSGYLAWAAGMAGAADGILIPETDADWRSLEEKLKERHKTRTGSLLVVVAEGDETGGAAPVAKRLQAAFPEESIGLCVLGHTQRGGSPTASDRILATRFAVAAVDAIAAGKSGMMTALVGDDIRLVPIASVRRRPLALTPERLRLMEILI